One Roseburia rectibacter DNA window includes the following coding sequences:
- the fliF gene encoding flagellar basal-body MS-ring/collar protein FliF, producing MPEQVQNILNKITEWWKKFNTKQKALLISIVAVILVALAILAAVVSKPNMVTLHECQTTAEAGTVKDLLDGENISYQMSQDGLIFYVDAKDEAAASILLGKNDIPSQGASIDNVFDGGFSSTEADKTKKYKVYLQKYFAEQLETLSNVESASVTLDIPNDDGTILAKDQDSYAAVILTLSGDMDEDQAAGLAKYIATQLGNKNTDNIQILDSNSNVLFSGDSSDTSIGTANSQLSVKSKAENLVKSKVKDVMVGSSLFDHVEVAQELVMDFDTSEEATHEYYAPDGQTNGMVGSKSEYESDSEGGAAATPGTDSNDDTSYVIEDNNYTHSTVTDTTTNYQNNEKVTKKSSNGGTVDYASSSVSLVATKYRIYDEDTLRASGALENMTFDEYVAANSDPTPITVDQEYITMISNATGIPTDKITIIAQEEPVFQYSSGGRSASDYLQIVLVVLILLLLGYVVFRSTRKEKTAEIEPELSVESLLESTKESQEEMQDIGYNEKSETRILIEKFVEDNPEAAASLLRNWLNEEWE from the coding sequence ATGCCGGAACAGGTGCAGAATATATTAAATAAGATTACAGAGTGGTGGAAAAAATTCAATACAAAGCAGAAAGCATTACTGATCAGTATTGTGGCAGTAATCCTTGTTGCACTGGCAATACTGGCAGCAGTTGTGAGCAAACCCAATATGGTTACGCTGCATGAATGTCAGACAACAGCGGAAGCTGGTACAGTAAAAGATCTGCTGGATGGTGAAAACATTTCATATCAGATGTCTCAGGATGGTCTGATCTTTTATGTAGATGCGAAGGATGAAGCGGCTGCGTCTATCCTGCTCGGCAAGAATGACATTCCGAGTCAGGGAGCTTCAATCGATAATGTTTTTGATGGCGGATTCAGCTCAACTGAGGCAGATAAAACAAAAAAATATAAAGTTTATCTGCAGAAATATTTCGCAGAACAGTTAGAGACACTGTCAAATGTTGAAAGCGCTTCTGTTACTCTTGATATTCCGAATGATGATGGAACAATTCTTGCAAAAGATCAGGATTCATATGCCGCAGTCATTCTTACCTTAAGTGGAGATATGGATGAAGATCAGGCCGCAGGTCTTGCAAAATACATAGCAACACAGCTTGGTAATAAAAATACAGATAATATTCAGATTTTAGATTCTAATTCCAATGTTTTATTTTCGGGAGATTCTTCTGATACTTCGATAGGAACAGCAAACAGTCAGCTTTCAGTAAAATCAAAGGCAGAAAATCTTGTAAAAAGCAAAGTAAAAGATGTTATGGTTGGATCTTCCCTGTTTGATCATGTGGAAGTGGCACAGGAACTCGTGATGGATTTTGACACATCGGAAGAGGCAACCCATGAATATTACGCACCAGACGGACAGACGAATGGTATGGTTGGCAGCAAGAGCGAGTATGAATCAGATTCAGAAGGTGGCGCGGCTGCAACACCTGGAACAGATTCCAATGATGATACTTCTTATGTAATCGAAGATAATAATTACACACACAGTACAGTTACAGATACAACAACCAATTATCAGAATAATGAGAAAGTAACAAAGAAATCTTCCAATGGAGGAACTGTTGATTATGCAAGTTCTTCTGTTTCTCTGGTGGCAACAAAATATCGTATCTATGATGAAGATACATTGCGTGCATCCGGAGCACTGGAAAATATGACGTTTGATGAGTATGTTGCAGCAAACAGTGACCCGACACCGATCACGGTTGATCAGGAATACATTACAATGATCTCTAATGCAACAGGAATCCCGACTGATAAGATTACGATCATTGCGCAGGAAGAACCGGTTTTCCAGTATTCTTCCGGTGGAAGAAGTGCTTCCGATTATTTACAGATTGTGCTTGTGGTTCTGATCCTTCTTCTTCTTGGTTATGTGGTATTCCGCAGCACCAGAAAAGAGAAAACCGCAGAGATCGAACCGGAGCTTTCTGTTGAGAGCCTGCTTGAATCAACAAAAGAGAGCCAGGAAGAAATGCAGGATATTGGATACAATGAGAAGTCTGAGACCCGTATCCTGATCGAAAAATTTGTGGAAGATAATCCAGAGGCGGCAGCTTCATTATTGCGCAACTGGTTGAACGAGGAGTGGGAATAA
- a CDS encoding YifB family Mg chelatase-like AAA ATPase — protein sequence MYSIVSTAIIHGIQSVPISVEADVSDGMPVFEMVGFLASEVQEAKERVRTALKNCGYALTPKHITINFTPANIRKSGSGFDLPVTVAVLTAFGYVRQELVGEYFVTGEVGLNGKVQPVNGVLPMVAEAKERGMRKCMVPWENASEAALVADMQVFAVKDLAEAVTVLNGKGEYYNEPYNIEEIQAGKALDFADVYGQILVKRACETAVSGMHNLLLMGSPGAGKTMIAERIPEILPPLNAEERMELSKIYSVCGLLEHKRGLMQKRPFRAPHHTITPQGLAGGGALPKPGEISLAHKGILFLDELTEFQNDTLEILRQPMEDKKICIARLNASYEYPADFMLVAAMNPCKCGYYPDMQRCTCTSAAINRYLRKISRPLLDRIDICVEVPPIGFKDLYNTGKSERSEEIRKRVIRTQEIQKMRYCGEEFCFNSHIPSSKIFEYCKLDKKQETYMERMYNKLNLTARTYHKILRVARTLADMEESEQIKMRHLNEAICYRNIDKKFWEV from the coding sequence TTGTATAGTATTGTATCAACAGCGATCATACACGGAATCCAAAGTGTGCCGATTTCTGTGGAAGCAGATGTGAGCGATGGCATGCCTGTGTTTGAAATGGTAGGATTTCTTGCTTCAGAGGTACAGGAAGCAAAAGAGAGAGTGCGCACGGCACTGAAAAACTGTGGCTATGCATTGACTCCAAAACATATTACGATCAACTTTACACCTGCTAACATCCGGAAATCCGGATCCGGATTTGATCTTCCGGTTACAGTTGCGGTCCTTACCGCATTTGGCTATGTCAGACAGGAACTGGTCGGAGAATACTTTGTAACAGGAGAGGTCGGGCTGAATGGAAAAGTACAGCCAGTAAATGGAGTTCTGCCAATGGTCGCGGAGGCAAAAGAACGAGGTATGAGGAAATGCATGGTTCCATGGGAAAATGCAAGTGAGGCAGCGCTGGTAGCGGACATGCAGGTGTTTGCCGTAAAAGATCTTGCGGAAGCTGTTACGGTTTTAAATGGAAAAGGGGAATATTATAATGAGCCATATAATATAGAAGAAATACAGGCAGGAAAGGCATTGGATTTTGCAGATGTATATGGACAGATATTAGTGAAACGTGCCTGTGAAACGGCTGTTTCAGGAATGCATAATCTGCTTTTGATGGGGTCTCCGGGTGCAGGAAAAACAATGATTGCAGAACGGATTCCTGAAATCCTGCCGCCCTTAAATGCAGAAGAACGGATGGAGCTTTCTAAAATATACAGTGTTTGCGGACTTTTAGAACATAAAAGAGGATTGATGCAGAAAAGACCGTTCCGTGCACCACATCATACGATCACACCGCAGGGACTTGCAGGTGGAGGTGCATTGCCGAAACCGGGGGAAATTTCGCTGGCACATAAGGGAATCTTGTTTTTAGATGAACTGACAGAATTTCAAAATGATACTCTGGAAATATTAAGACAGCCGATGGAGGATAAAAAAATATGTATCGCAAGACTGAATGCGAGCTATGAATATCCGGCTGATTTTATGCTTGTGGCTGCGATGAATCCCTGTAAATGCGGGTATTACCCGGATATGCAGAGATGTACCTGCACATCGGCAGCGATTAACCGGTATCTGAGGAAGATAAGCAGACCGCTTTTAGACCGGATTGATATATGTGTGGAAGTGCCGCCGATCGGATTTAAGGATCTTTACAATACTGGAAAAAGTGAACGGTCAGAAGAAATCAGAAAACGCGTTATACGGACACAAGAGATACAGAAAATGCGTTACTGTGGAGAAGAGTTCTGCTTTAACAGTCATATTCCGTCTTCTAAGATTTTTGAGTATTGTAAACTTGATAAAAAACAGGAAACTTACATGGAACGGATGTATAACAAATTAAATCTGACAGCACGGACTTATCATAAAATACTGCGTGTGGCACGCACACTGGCAGATATGGAAGAAAGTGAACAGATAAAAATGCGGCATTTAAATGAAGCGATCTGTTATAGAAATATTGATAAGAAGTTCTGGGAGGTATAG
- the sigK gene encoding RNA polymerase sporulation sigma factor SigK: MKTFLSPLTPEQENECLKKLKKGSLEAKNELTLHNMRLVAHVAKKYQNSEEDMEDLISIGTIGLMKAIATYKEDYGSRLATYAARCIDNELLMYFRAKKKVSREVSLYEPIGMDKEGNQIHLLDIVESEEPDVVELLEHTRQIEKLLGLVPKVLQERELFIIVHRYGLFGNKEMTQREIASAVGISRSYVSRIEKKALDKLKKSFCE, from the coding sequence TTGAAAACATTCTTATCTCCACTTACGCCAGAGCAGGAAAACGAATGCCTGAAAAAATTAAAAAAAGGTAGCCTTGAAGCAAAAAACGAACTGACACTTCACAATATGCGTCTGGTTGCGCATGTGGCAAAAAAATATCAGAACTCGGAAGAAGATATGGAGGATCTGATCTCGATTGGAACGATAGGACTGATGAAGGCAATTGCAACGTATAAAGAAGATTATGGGAGCAGGCTTGCAACCTATGCAGCCAGATGTATCGATAATGAACTTCTGATGTATTTTCGGGCAAAGAAGAAAGTGTCGCGTGAAGTATCGTTATATGAACCTATCGGTATGGATAAAGAGGGAAATCAGATCCATCTGCTTGATATTGTGGAGAGTGAAGAACCGGATGTTGTGGAACTGTTAGAACATACAAGGCAGATTGAAAAGCTGCTTGGGCTGGTTCCTAAAGTGTTACAGGAAAGAGAATTGTTTATTATTGTACATCGTTATGGACTTTTTGGGAATAAGGAGATGACGCAGAGAGAAATTGCTTCTGCAGTTGGAATCTCACGTTCATACGTGTCACGTATTGAAAAAAAAGCATTGGATAAATTGAAAAAAAGTTTTTGCGAATAA
- the topA gene encoding type I DNA topoisomerase: MAKYLVIVESPAKVKTIKKFLGKNYEVVASNGHVRDLPKSQMGIDTENDFEPKYITIRGKGDILAKLRKEAKKADKVYLATDPDREGEAISWHLSQALKLDDKNAQRITFNEITQNAVKASLKEPRQIDMNLVDAQQTRRILDRLVGYEISPLLWAKVKRGLSAGRVQSVALRIICDREDEINAFIPEEYWTLDAELSVKGEKKALLAKFYGDENGKVTISSKEQADRIMAEMQKEEFHILEVKKGERVKKAPLPFTTSTLQQEASKALNFPISKTMRIAQQLYEGVDVKGQGTVGLITYLRTDSVRISEEADAQAREYIAENYGENYIAGEKTAKKNGAKIQDAHEAIRPSDINRTPVMVKESLSRDQFRLYQLIWKRFAASRMSQAVYETTNVKIGAGKYQFTVSASKIAFDGFMSVYTSDDDEKAENNVLVGSIDENTVLGLKEFDEKQHFTQPPAHYTEASLVKTLEELGIGRPSTYSPTITTLLGRRYIVKEAKNLYVTELGEVVNQIMKESFPSIVDEHFTANMESLLDGVEEGNVNWKTVVRNFYPDLDEAVKAAQKDLEKVKIEDEVTDVICDVCGRNMVVKYGPHGKFLACPGFPECRNTKPYLEKIGVACPKCGKEVVLRKTKKGRKYFGCEDNPECDFMSWSRPVAEKCPKCGGYMVVKGNKIVCADEQCGYVTDRKNVEKDSE, from the coding sequence ATGGCAAAGTATCTTGTTATTGTGGAGTCGCCCGCAAAGGTAAAGACAATTAAAAAATTTCTGGGAAAAAATTATGAGGTAGTGGCATCGAACGGACATGTGAGAGATCTGCCAAAAAGCCAGATGGGAATTGATACAGAGAATGATTTTGAACCCAAATATATTACGATCCGCGGAAAGGGAGATATCCTGGCAAAACTGCGAAAGGAAGCAAAAAAAGCAGATAAAGTTTATCTTGCAACTGACCCCGATCGTGAGGGAGAGGCGATTTCATGGCATTTGAGCCAGGCACTGAAGCTGGATGATAAAAATGCACAGAGAATTACTTTTAATGAGATTACGCAGAATGCAGTGAAGGCTTCGTTAAAAGAACCGCGCCAGATTGACATGAATCTTGTAGATGCACAGCAGACCAGACGAATTCTGGATCGTCTGGTGGGATATGAGATCAGTCCACTGCTATGGGCAAAAGTAAAAAGAGGACTTAGTGCCGGACGTGTCCAGTCAGTCGCGCTTCGCATTATCTGTGACCGGGAGGATGAGATTAATGCATTCATTCCGGAAGAATACTGGACACTGGATGCAGAACTGTCTGTAAAAGGTGAAAAAAAGGCATTGCTCGCCAAATTTTATGGAGATGAGAATGGAAAAGTTACAATTTCCAGTAAAGAGCAGGCAGACCGCATCATGGCAGAGATGCAGAAAGAAGAGTTTCACATTTTAGAGGTAAAAAAAGGAGAACGTGTGAAAAAAGCTCCGTTACCGTTTACAACCAGTACGTTACAACAGGAAGCATCTAAGGCACTTAATTTTCCGATTTCAAAAACAATGCGTATTGCACAGCAGTTGTATGAAGGTGTGGATGTCAAAGGTCAGGGAACGGTTGGTCTTATCACTTACTTAAGAACAGACTCTGTACGAATTTCAGAAGAGGCAGATGCACAGGCGCGGGAATATATTGCTGAAAATTATGGTGAGAACTATATTGCAGGTGAAAAAACAGCAAAGAAGAATGGAGCCAAAATTCAGGATGCGCATGAGGCGATCCGTCCGTCTGATATCAATCGTACACCTGTCATGGTGAAAGAGTCGTTATCGAGAGATCAGTTCCGCCTGTACCAGTTGATCTGGAAACGTTTTGCGGCAAGCAGAATGTCACAGGCGGTTTATGAGACAACAAATGTAAAAATTGGAGCAGGAAAATACCAGTTTACAGTATCTGCTTCTAAAATTGCATTTGACGGATTTATGTCAGTGTATACAAGCGATGATGATGAAAAGGCAGAGAATAATGTCCTGGTAGGCTCTATTGATGAGAATACAGTGCTTGGATTAAAAGAGTTTGATGAAAAACAGCATTTTACCCAGCCACCGGCCCACTATACAGAGGCATCACTGGTAAAAACATTAGAGGAGCTGGGAATAGGACGTCCGAGTACTTATTCACCGACAATCACGACACTGCTAGGAAGACGATATATTGTTAAGGAAGCAAAAAATTTATATGTGACGGAACTTGGAGAAGTGGTCAATCAGATTATGAAGGAATCATTTCCAAGCATTGTAGACGAACATTTTACCGCAAACATGGAATCGCTGCTTGATGGTGTTGAAGAAGGCAATGTAAACTGGAAAACAGTGGTACGTAATTTCTATCCGGATCTGGATGAAGCTGTGAAGGCAGCGCAGAAGGATCTGGAAAAAGTAAAAATAGAAGATGAAGTGACAGATGTTATCTGTGATGTCTGCGGCAGAAATATGGTAGTAAAATATGGTCCGCATGGCAAGTTCCTTGCATGTCCGGGATTCCCGGAATGCCGCAATACAAAACCTTATCTCGAAAAGATTGGAGTTGCATGTCCGAAGTGCGGTAAGGAAGTTGTACTTCGCAAAACGAAAAAAGGAAGAAAATATTTCGGCTGCGAGGATAATCCGGAATGTGATTTTATGAGCTGGTCAAGACCTGTTGCAGAAAAATGTCCGAAATGTGGCGGGTACATGGTAGTCAAAGGAAATAAGATTGTGTGTGCAGATGAACAGTGCGGTTATGTGACAGATCGTAAAAATGTTGAAAAAGATTCCGAATAA
- the dprA gene encoding DNA-processing protein DprA, protein MINYAYWLSNIPEVGIRTRNRLIAAAGSAREIYGLTEKQLLLIPGVTEKHAARILESRKKDYDAMFEGMIEQGIWFLSREEQLFPERLATIPDAPYSIYVKGNMPAEWNKKTVAIVGARRCSAYGRSVAEKIAGKIAESGAWVVSGMASGVDGGGHAGALEKNGYTCAVLGCGVDICYPRSNIRIYQEILEKNGAVISEYPPGTNPSAPLFPARNRIIAGLADVVVVVEAKIKSGSLITADYALEQGRDIYAVPGRIYDALSGGCNNLIRQGAGIISDVDEFLKEIELQGEINTGEDNLKNLLLEKDERLVYSCLSLRPKNVGELLEKTGILVPDMMDVLARLLQKGFITETVKNYYIRKI, encoded by the coding sequence GTGATAAATTATGCGTACTGGCTCTCAAATATTCCGGAAGTCGGAATACGCACCAGAAACAGGCTGATTGCCGCAGCAGGAAGTGCGAGGGAGATTTATGGACTGACAGAAAAACAGCTTCTTCTGATCCCTGGCGTGACGGAAAAACATGCTGCGAGGATCTTAGAGAGCAGAAAAAAAGATTATGATGCAATGTTTGAGGGGATGATAGAACAAGGAATCTGGTTTTTATCCAGAGAGGAACAGCTGTTCCCAGAACGTCTTGCCACAATCCCGGATGCACCATATAGCATTTATGTGAAAGGGAATATGCCGGCAGAGTGGAATAAAAAGACAGTGGCGATCGTTGGTGCACGCCGCTGTTCTGCTTACGGCAGATCAGTGGCAGAAAAAATAGCAGGAAAAATAGCAGAATCAGGTGCATGGGTTGTAAGCGGCATGGCATCCGGGGTTGATGGTGGCGGACATGCGGGTGCACTTGAGAAAAATGGATATACATGTGCAGTATTAGGGTGTGGGGTAGATATCTGTTATCCAAGATCAAATATTAGAATATACCAGGAGATACTTGAAAAAAATGGTGCGGTCATCTCAGAATATCCGCCGGGGACAAATCCGTCTGCGCCGCTTTTTCCTGCAAGGAACCGGATCATTGCAGGACTTGCGGATGTGGTGGTTGTTGTTGAGGCAAAAATAAAGAGTGGTTCGCTTATTACGGCGGATTATGCGTTAGAACAGGGGAGAGACATATATGCGGTGCCGGGACGTATATATGATGCGCTTAGCGGGGGATGCAATAATCTGATACGGCAGGGGGCAGGCATTATTTCTGATGTAGATGAATTCTTAAAAGAAATTGAATTACAGGGGGAGATAAATACCGGAGAAGATAATTTAAAAAATTTATTACTTGAAAAAGATGAGCGACTGGTGTATAGTTGTCTAAGTTTACGACCGAAAAACGTCGGGGAACTCTTGGAGAAGACTGGTATATTAGTACCGGACATGATGGACGTACTTGCCAGACTTCTGCAAAAAGGTTTTATTACCGAGACAGTTAAAAATTACTATATCAGAAAAATATGA
- the flgB gene encoding flagellar basal body rod protein FlgB: MFTTNAFDYTNILDKAADASWMRENVITNNIANIDTPGYKRQDVDFESVLQKALGKTKYSSLDKKVRELNQNLGKLTATSYTDAANYSYRLDRNNVDENTENAELASESLRYQLLTTAITNNFSRMQTVLK; this comes from the coding sequence ATGTTTACAACGAATGCATTTGACTATACAAATATACTTGATAAAGCGGCTGATGCAAGCTGGATGCGTGAGAATGTTATCACTAATAATATTGCAAATATCGACACACCTGGATACAAGAGACAGGATGTTGATTTTGAATCTGTATTACAAAAGGCACTCGGTAAGACAAAATACAGCAGCCTTGATAAGAAGGTAAGAGAATTGAACCAGAATCTTGGAAAACTTACAGCGACATCTTATACGGATGCGGCAAATTATTCATACCGTCTTGACCGTAATAATGTGGATGAAAACACGGAAAATGCGGAGCTGGCTTCTGAATCATTGAGATATCAGCTATTGACGACAGCGATAACAAACAATTTCTCAAGAATGCAGACAGTCTTAAAATAA
- the codY gene encoding GTP-sensing pleiotropic transcriptional regulator CodY: MSVQLLDKTRKINKLLHNNNSSKVVFNDICDVLKEILESNILVISKKGKVLGTGVRQDVEEINELIVDEVGGFIDPLLNERLLGILSTKENVNLETLGFVDDVKKYTAIITPIDIAGERLGTLFVYRENRQYDIDDIILSEYGTTVVGLEMMRSVNEENAEETRKVQIVKSAISTLSFSELEAITHIFDEMDGKEGILVASKIADRVGITRSVIVNALRKFESAGVIESRSSGMKGTYIKVLNDVVFDELDKIKKENHKNS; this comes from the coding sequence ATGAGCGTTCAGTTGTTGGATAAAACAAGAAAAATCAATAAATTGCTTCACAATAATAATTCATCCAAAGTAGTATTTAATGATATATGCGACGTATTAAAAGAAATACTGGAATCAAATATCCTTGTCATCAGTAAAAAAGGAAAAGTACTTGGAACCGGAGTAAGACAGGATGTCGAAGAGATCAATGAATTGATCGTGGATGAAGTAGGAGGTTTTATTGATCCGCTTTTAAATGAACGTTTGCTTGGAATCCTGTCCACAAAAGAGAATGTTAATCTTGAAACATTGGGATTTGTGGATGATGTAAAAAAATATACAGCGATCATTACACCAATTGATATTGCCGGAGAACGGCTTGGAACATTGTTTGTATACCGTGAGAACCGTCAGTATGATATAGATGATATTATATTGAGCGAATATGGAACAACTGTGGTCGGACTTGAAATGATGCGTTCTGTAAATGAAGAAAATGCAGAAGAAACAAGAAAGGTACAGATTGTAAAATCTGCGATCAGTACATTATCTTTTTCAGAATTAGAAGCAATCACACATATTTTTGATGAGATGGACGGCAAAGAAGGAATCCTTGTTGCAAGTAAGATAGCAGACCGTGTTGGAATTACAAGATCGGTGATCGTAAACGCACTTCGCAAGTTTGAAAGTGCAGGTGTGATCGAATCGAGATCATCCGGAATGAAAGGAACATACATCAAGGTATTGAATGATGTTGTGTTTGATGAACTAGACAAGATAAAGAAAGAGAATCATAAGAATAGTTAA
- the fliG gene encoding flagellar motor switch protein FliG, translating into MATNTQDYTGIQKAAILLIALGPERSADIFKHLKEDEIEELTLEIANTRSVSPQVKEDVLNEFYQICLAQQYIAEGGIGYAKELLDKALGEEKAQEVITKLTASLQVRPFEFVRKTDPSQLLNFIQDEHPQTIAMILSYLTSAQAALVIGALPPEKQADVAKRIAMMDRTSPDVIKEVERVLEKKLSSLVNQDYTIVGGVDAIVNILNTVDRTTEKHIMESLEIEEPELADEIRKKMFVFEDILLLDDRAIQRVLRDVDNADLGVALKAANEEVQNVIFKNLSKRLAAMIKEDMEFMGPVRMKDVEEAQQKVVSVIRKLEDSGEIVISRGGGDEIVV; encoded by the coding sequence ATGGCAACAAATACACAGGATTATACTGGAATACAAAAGGCGGCGATTCTTTTGATTGCCTTAGGACCGGAGCGGTCTGCTGATATTTTTAAACATTTAAAAGAAGATGAAATTGAAGAGCTGACACTTGAAATCGCAAATACCAGAAGCGTTTCACCGCAGGTTAAGGAAGATGTCTTAAATGAATTTTATCAGATCTGCCTTGCACAGCAGTATATTGCTGAAGGCGGTATTGGATATGCAAAAGAACTGCTGGACAAAGCTCTTGGTGAGGAAAAGGCACAGGAAGTTATTACGAAACTTACAGCATCATTGCAGGTACGTCCGTTTGAATTTGTGCGGAAAACAGATCCAAGCCAGTTACTGAACTTTATCCAGGATGAACATCCACAGACAATTGCCATGATCTTATCATATCTGACATCCGCGCAGGCGGCACTTGTGATCGGGGCACTTCCACCGGAAAAACAGGCGGATGTTGCAAAACGTATTGCAATGATGGATCGTACATCACCGGATGTGATTAAAGAGGTAGAGCGTGTTTTGGAAAAGAAACTTTCTTCGCTTGTCAATCAGGACTACACGATTGTTGGTGGTGTGGATGCAATCGTAAATATTTTAAATACGGTAGACCGTACGACAGAGAAACATATCATGGAGTCTTTAGAGATCGAAGAACCGGAACTGGCAGACGAGATCCGCAAGAAGATGTTTGTATTCGAGGATATCTTGCTGCTTGATGACCGTGCAATCCAGCGTGTACTCCGCGATGTCGATAATGCAGATCTTGGTGTTGCACTTAAGGCTGCAAATGAGGAAGTACAGAATGTTATCTTTAAGAATCTTTCAAAACGTCTGGCAGCAATGATCAAAGAGGATATGGAGTTTATGGGTCCTGTCCGTATGAAGGATGTTGAGGAGGCTCAGCAGAAAGTTGTCAGTGTTATTCGTAAATTAGAGGATTCTGGAGAAATCGTAATCTCCAGAGGCGGAGGTGACGAGATCGTTGTCTAA
- the fliE gene encoding flagellar hook-basal body complex protein FliE: MDITSLTGITSDYIEKVAEQNRLVNTSDDSFQSVLDSAMNVLTETSDLQNDAEAAQIEFALGKADNPHDMQVAAKKALTALQYTTAVRDKMLDAYKEIMNMQI, translated from the coding sequence ATGGACATTACTTCGTTGACAGGGATTACATCAGATTATATTGAAAAAGTAGCAGAACAGAACAGACTCGTAAATACTTCAGATGACAGTTTCCAGTCAGTACTTGATTCAGCAATGAATGTGTTGACAGAAACAAGTGATTTGCAGAATGATGCAGAGGCTGCTCAGATAGAATTTGCCCTTGGGAAGGCAGACAATCCGCATGATATGCAGGTTGCAGCAAAGAAAGCGCTTACAGCACTTCAGTATACAACAGCAGTAAGGGATAAAATGTTGGATGCATATAAAGAGATCATGAATATGCAAATTTAA
- the flgC gene encoding flagellar basal body rod protein FlgC: MGLFQAFDISASGMTAERFRMDTIAQNIANINTTRTEDGTPYRRKIVTFAEKTETPFSQYYETARARAVGNGVKVTSVKEDDETEMRMVYDPSHPDADENGYVTYPNVNTVTEMTNLIDATRAYEANTTAFDATKSMVQAALNISK, from the coding sequence ATGGGATTATTTCAGGCATTTGATATCAGTGCAAGTGGTATGACAGCAGAACGCTTCCGTATGGATACGATTGCACAGAATATTGCAAATATTAATACAACAAGAACGGAAGATGGGACACCGTACCGGAGAAAGATTGTTACATTTGCGGAAAAGACAGAAACACCTTTTTCGCAGTATTATGAGACGGCAAGAGCGAGAGCGGTTGGAAATGGTGTAAAAGTAACATCTGTAAAAGAAGATGATGAGACAGAAATGCGCATGGTTTATGACCCATCCCATCCGGATGCAGATGAAAACGGTTATGTTACATATCCGAATGTTAATACAGTAACTGAAATGACGAACCTGATTGATGCAACGAGAGCATATGAGGCGAATACAACAGCATTTGATGCAACAAAAAGTATGGTACAGGCTGCACTCAACATCAGCAAATAA